Proteins from one Entomospira culicis genomic window:
- a CDS encoding GNAT family N-acetyltransferase has product MDINIYRRVRDRKALLVALKETWALHAYFPDAKRPMLVYELFFDMALLASCWVDVAVVDGQPVGLLAGVLKHHQPVACRLYNFLASIAFYTKFAFILLTHQLGKPRFVLHQLREVYSLEAMCKLHKDPHDAQIELFYLHPKARGHGAGRALMKNFVAYAKTHRARSIALWTDISCSYTFYDNYGFSRDASFFSPILAEPEKGQDNGFVYTLKIEDKE; this is encoded by the coding sequence ATGGATATCAACATATATCGTCGCGTGCGTGATAGAAAAGCCTTGCTTGTGGCGCTCAAGGAGACATGGGCTTTGCACGCATACTTTCCTGACGCTAAACGTCCGATGTTAGTCTACGAGCTCTTTTTTGATATGGCGCTCTTAGCCTCTTGTTGGGTGGATGTTGCGGTGGTGGATGGTCAACCCGTAGGCTTGTTGGCAGGAGTGCTCAAGCACCATCAACCCGTCGCCTGCCGATTGTATAATTTCTTGGCAAGTATCGCATTCTACACTAAGTTTGCTTTCATCTTGCTTACCCATCAGCTAGGAAAACCTCGCTTTGTCCTGCATCAACTAAGAGAGGTTTACTCCCTTGAGGCAATGTGTAAGCTTCATAAAGATCCACACGATGCCCAGATCGAACTCTTCTATTTACACCCCAAGGCGCGCGGACACGGAGCGGGGAGGGCGTTGATGAAAAACTTCGTGGCTTATGCAAAAACCCATCGCGCACGCTCTATTGCACTGTGGACAGACATCTCGTGTAGCTACACCTTTTACGACAACTACGGTTTTTCGCGCGATGCCTCGTTTTTTAGTCCGATTTTAGCAGAGCCAGAGAAGGGGCAAGATAACGGCTTTGTTTATACACTTAAGATAGAAGATAAAGAGTAA